One genomic segment of Besnoitia besnoiti strain Bb-Ger1 chromosome VII, whole genome shotgun sequence includes these proteins:
- a CDS encoding hypothetical protein (encoded by transcript BESB_077120), with product MPSQSRLTPSLLAAVFGTRLKPCRSSLPASPIILARPRRGGQSARDFSSEARSSAPRAESEDTAGETARCRDALSCRGSCGSLSPRTSWRRNQEVKRSFRLPGDCGLATPGALRVSALRAAVGGRPWAHTPRQPRQGDRLRGATTSAQRGLGQPSYLSSLSRINRLEGRVASRRDASASPSRALSTPRVCRLPSGVGSPVGRARGSCAFSVPSSSHALSWPLPLGCALSSPESAFAPGGCSAPRLQSCCPLSSVSSPHSAASSSPSASSPSPSAAPDSPQTGSSSSLESSGTGAALGSLFAASSLSALPQIAAAVQCTEQLLTRLELPHAHGPVYTNVILASSLRSSSGTSSASASPQASPGALVAALPPSAGATSGSVSNGGATPLSESASLCAAAQSSPLAARSPPSSADVFSHIELTEDSVRLEFRDTSHPLYQLLTGVKLVTEAPGFPRELLLLHNLVKPAGDAQQRETSPADSAHEEKEEKLGEKDEEEEEEHLWHAADDQLFWLRPRAAPPQGVREGDACSHAGPSSASASAASASLSAPLSAPSQASGGCAPRVFDVTARRVEHPGAAAWEAGRSLVRDVFNFTSCGAGATVILDRARFTERLRAVKAALTEKQKHAEEGLAEKGLGAERPNSTAENGTEPRSEAS from the coding sequence ATGCCTTCGCAGTCGCGCCTTACGCCGTCTCTTCTTGCCGCGGTCTTCGGCACCCGCCTGAAGCCTTGCCGCAGCTCCCTCCCTGCTTCTCCCATTattctcgcgcgccctcgccgtggCGGTCAGTCTGCGCGCGACTTCTCttcagaggcgcgcagctccgctcctcgcgcagagTCTGAAGATACCGCCGGGGAGactgcgcgctgccgcgaTGCCCTCTCTTGTCGAGGTTCGTGTGGGAGTCTGTCGCCGCGAACATCCTGGCGCCGGAATCAGGAAGTGAAGCGCTCTTTCCGCCTTCCCGGAGACTGTGGACTCGCGACTCCGGGCGCGCTGAGAGTCTCTGCGCTGAGGGCAGCGGTGGGGGGGAGGCCTTGGGCGCACACgccccgccagccgcggcagggAGACCGTTTGCGGGGAGCGACGACttcggcgcagagagggctTGGACAGCCGAGCTACCTTTCTTCCCTTTCTCGCATCAACCGCCTCGAAGGACGCGTCGCGTCGAGGCGTGACGcatccgcgtcgccctcgcgggcgctgtcTACGCCCAGGGTTTGCCGTCTGCCCTCGGGCGTGGGCAGCCCTGTCGGGCGAGCTCGAGGGTCGTGTGCGTTTTCTGTTCCTTCATCCAGTCACGCTCTTTCATGGCCGCTTCCTCTGGGCTGCGCACTTTCGTCTCCTGAGTCCGCGTTCGCGCCTGGCGGGTGttcagcgcctcgcctgcagtcGTGTTGTCCGCTCTCTTCGGTCTCGTCTCCCCACTcggctgcttcttcctcgccatccgcttcctctccgtcgccttccgccgcacCCGACTCGCCACAGACGGgatcctcttcttcgttaGAGAGCAGCGGGACTGGCGCCGCGCTTGGCTCTTtgttcgccgcctcctcgttgtCGGCGTTGCCTCAGATTGCCGCGGCGGTTCAGTGCACTGAGCAGCTGCTGACTCGCCTGGAGCTACCCCATGCACACGGGCCCGTATACACGAACGTCATTCTCGCCTCCAGTCTtcgctcctcctcggggACCTCGagcgcttccgcctcgccgcaggcgtctcctggcgcgctcgtcgccgctctgccgccctctgcggggGCCACTTCGGGCTCAGTTTCAAACGGGGGAGCGACTCCACTCTCAGAGTCCGCTTCGCTTTGCGCGGCTGCAcagtcttcgcctctcgcggcgcgttctccgccgtcgtccgccgaCGTCTTCTCTCACATCGAGCTGACAGAAGACTCGGTGCGACTCGAGTTCCGCGATACCAGCCACCCGCTTTACCAGCTGCTCACTGGCGTGAAGCTTGTCACCGAGGCCCCCGGCTTCCCCCGCGAACTCCTCCTGCTGCACAACCTCGTGAAGCCAGCCGGAGACGcccagcagagagagacatcaCCCGCCGACTCTGCgcacgaagagaaagaggaaaaactaggcgagaaagacgaggaggaagaagaggaacaCCTCTGGCACGCGGCAGACGACCAGCTCTtctggctgcggccgcgcgcggcgccgcctcagggCGTCCGTGAGGGAGACGCCTGCTCGCACGCAGGCCCTTCATCcgcttcggcgtctgctgcctccgcttcgctatccgcgccgctctctgcgccgtcgcaggCCTCGGGGGGATGCGCTCCTCGGGTCTTTGACGTGACCGCGCGCCGTGTGGAGCaccccggcgcggcggcctgggAGGCAGGGCGGTCGCTTGTGCGCGACGTTTTCAATTTCACTTCCTGCGGGGCGGGCGCCACGGTCATCCTCGATCGCGCGCGCTTCACAGAGCGCCTGAGAGCCGTGAAGGCCGCCCTgacggagaagcagaaacacGCCGAAGAGGGCCTCGCCGAGAAGGGGCTTGGAGCGGAGAGGCCCAATAGCACGGCGGAAAACGGGACGGagccgcggagcgaggcAAGCTAG
- a CDS encoding ribosome biogenesis GTP-binding protein YsxC protein (encoded by transcript BESB_077130): MRRLQAAEPLSLVPRAARPLLAGVFSSPVSAPPLSPLRRAQEKGSGGEDAPSRFPQRRPRGAPTRQPREGAEVAEDGDERPAPAEGRTPNEVGREGAPEGEEGTHLEALFSRRGWLSSSSCAPRSSASRRQARTRRCDATSAAGHPGAPSWIFFLPRSPSAWGYASLPSACRFRAASTPSSSSLAASFGSAAVLCSLRHPLSALGSASSAALPLLALSALENAPLHARSLVSLSGSRRASRPLRAAGSVVYPAGLLPAEHPTTPPAGDFPSALARLSIQKRRKRLKQLDRQVEARVIQQGLGAPRNNSEKRRQILHGDKSLSARCPVFLGQLKPRLEKWRAALREEELPPPILPEVAFAGRSNVGKSSLLNELAGRRLTSLVTSRPGTTQQLHFFKAGSPPVLCLVDLPGYGFAKAAAATRLQWTEFSLYYLKTRKNLRRVFVLIDARHGVKESDKEMLHFLHRWGISWQIVLTKADLVKPLDLVKTVMLVKEDAKAFRHQAAEPIAVSALRHQGLDVLRKEINELKIDKEIVKNSIRLRIHSKLEERRLRRQMKAAEKRKQRRDEARGEAQTGSGLSRAASGASHWATLGTHQGGGPALSPPEAQTAPAGGEGDTCPIVDRARSRWDLSDEEDPFVREPAGAEATHLRGEPEETGRRGGEDTPQITLDTFIECTEIGQGRWSHRHSLEATEELLSASVSELAAHHGSAQETHSQPGPGQGRRRRRAAQQRSLSGASAASEKEIDHEIHSLSAATSPSAPAPAFFAAADAAAQRALELGSMSDGEPAEARQREPGGDSRGAERASGASRGDSEGPQDEGDVYRERQSSPGFSLSSLSSSPSPRAACLDEDAPGSMSGEQGGARAAAFARLLDFDLSRRLPSPPCDQWEEGHQERAEVGGGSPWRQGRGTEESRDSSVSGPVSLSEKGGAGVSPCDRSPQARTEGDRSLHDEAAAFQGPPEQVAASLKCSAVFPPPSSSPPPSSSPPPSSSPPPSSSPPPSSSPPPSPSPPPSPSPPPSSSPPPSSSPPPLFGAGEEDDDNEDPSLLLQRSLCASASSLASSAAASPSNGALSRAASRRLKRAVDEAKEICGGDRRAERMGRAGVAFELAAESSGEEEEDYEDASDDSDGASPFPSLSAAQQAARERRSPLRASAAPRLSGHPLGQRGDVLLLEDAGQYTGGGAAAGRRRRGPRQPFDPTGADVGDADPLARAPEPGTYSGDYERDMRQSWERRKRMELEDLGHAPSRPLTLPGRPADAAQADTERPAPFWRRRKEADALALSAQAGFIGLDPKALQRPVRGLEKRRLLRRLTRMRLKQMHLEPESVSKRLVATVGKEAKGFGASGLLVEAEEKKGRKNYTWKEAMQKWKTWARKHKADAAVYGRPNKRQLLEEQMQKVERKLFRQRVGLKKKEENEAPGAELVRQFKQRKRQARELARGLQGGAGSGAKRTPKPSPRVPYSESARIRRVKN, translated from the exons ATGAGACGCCTCCAGGCTGCCGAGCCTCTGTCGCTCGtaccccgcgcggcgcggcctctcctggCCGGGGTCTTCTCGTCACCCgtctccgctcctcctctctctccgcttcgccgcgcgcaggagaaaggcagcggcggagaagatGCCCCCTCGCGCTTTCCTCAGCGGAGGCCTCGtggcgcgccgacgcgacaGCCACGTGAGGGCGCTGAAGTAGCggaggacggagacgaaCGACCAGCTCCTGCCGAGGGGCGGACGCCGAACGAAGTgggaagagaaggcgcgcctgagggagaagaaggaacgcaTCTCGAGGCCCTTTTCTCTCGCCGGGGTtggctttcttcttcctcttgcgCGCCTCGTTCTTCGGCCTCACGGCGTCAAGCCCGCACACGACGGTGCGACGCTACTTCTGCCGCGGGGCACCCCGGTGCGCCTTCTTGGATCTTCTTCCTTCCTCGTTCACCCTCTGCCTGGGGTTATGCTTCCTTGCCGTCTGCATGCCGGTTTCGCGCGGCTTCCAccccttcgtcttcctctctcgcggcttccttcggctctgcggccgttctctgctcgctgcgccatcctctctccgctctcggctcggcttcgtctgcggcgctcccTCTGTTAGCTCTTTCCGCCCTCGAAAACGCGCCGCTCCACGCGCGGTCGCTCGTCTCGCTGTccggctcgcggcgggcgtcacGCCCCCTGCGGGCCGCGGGCTCCGTCGTGTACCCTGCGGGTCTCCTGCCCGCTGAGCACCCGACGACGCCCCCCGCGGGCGATTTCCcttccgcgctcgctcgcctttcGATTCAAAAACGCAGAAAGCGGCTGAAGCAGCTGGACCGTCAggtcgaggcgcgcgtgatTCAGCAAGgactcggcgcgccgcgaaacaACAGCGAAAAACGCCGGCAG ATTCTTCACGGCGACAAGAGCTTGAGCGCGCGCTGCCCGGTCTTCCTCGGTCAGCTGAAGCCGCGGCTTGAAAAATGGCGGGCCGCcctgcgagaagaagagcttCCGCCGCCTATTCTGCCGGAG GTGGCCTTCGCGGGTAGATCCAACGTGGGGAAAAGCAGCTTGCTGAACGAACTCGCTGGGCGTCGACTGACGTCTCTGGTGACCAGCAGGCCGGGCACCACGCAGCAGCTTCACTTCTTCAAG GCAGGGTCGCCCCCGgtcctctgcctcgtggACTTGCCCGGCTACGGCttcgcgaaggccgcggcagccacgcgcctgCAGTGGACGGAGTTCTCTCTCTACTACCTCAAAACGCGCAA AAATCTACGGCGCGTGTTTGTTTTGATTGACGCCCGCCATGGTGTGAAAGAGAGCGACAAGGAGATGCTTCACTTTCTTCACCGCTGGGGCATCAGCTGGCAGATTGTTTTGACGAAAGCGGACCTTGTGAAGCCGCTAGACCTCGTCAAGACGGTCATGCTg GTaaaggaggacgcgaaggcctTCCGCCACCAGGCTGCTGAGCCCATTGCGGTCAGCGCGCTGAGGCACCAGGGCCTCGACGTCTTGCGCAAGGAGATAAACGAACTGAAGATCGATAAGGAGATTGTGAAAAACAGCATTCGCCTTCGC ATCCATAGCAAGCTCGAagagcgtcgcctgcgccggcagatgaaggccgccgagaagcggaagcagcggagagacgaagcgcgcggGGAGGCACAAACGGGCAGTGGCCTGTCGCGAGCTGCTTCGGGCGCCTCGCACTGGGCGACGCTCGGCACTCATCAGGGCGGCGGGCctgctctgtctcctccagaagcgcagacagcgccagctggaggcgagggagatACGTGCCCCATCGTGGATCGCGCCAGAAGCCGGTGGGATTTGAGTGATGAAGAAGACCCGTTCGTCCGTGAGCCTGCAggtgcagaggcgacgcaccTGAGAGGCGAGCCAGAGGAGAcgggacgacgcggcggcgaggacacGCCGCAGATCACCCTCGACACTTTCATTGAGTGCACAGAGATAGGCCAGGGCAGGTGGAGCCACCGCCACAGCttggaggcgacggaggagcttctctcggcgtcggTGTCTGAACTCGCGGCGCACCATGGGagcgcgcaggagacgcacAGCCAGCCGGGGCCCGGTcaggggcggaggcgacggagagcggcgcaaCAGAGGAGCCTGAGCGGCGCCTCAGCTGCCTCGGAGAAGGAGATCGATCATGAAATACATTCACTTTCGGCCGCAACTTccccctctgcgcccgcgccggcttTCTTtgcagccgcggacgctgCCGCACAACGCGCTCTGGAGCTTGGCTCGATGTCGGACGGtgagccggcggaggcgcgtcaAAGGGAGCCGGGgggagacagcagaggcgccgagcgagcgtCGGGTGCTTCGCGGGGCGACAGTGAAGGCCCGCAGGACGAGGGAGATGTGTATCGTGAACGTCAGTCGTCCCCGGGGTTTTCCCTTTCTTCTTTGTCGTCTTCCCCGTCGCCTCGAGCTGCCTGtctcgacgaggacgcgccggGGTCCATGAGCGGAGAGCAAGGCggggctcgcgccgcagccttcgccCGCCTGCTAGATTTTGACTTatctcgtcgcctcccttcACCTCCTTGCGACCAATGGGAAGAGGGGCATCAGGAGCGCGCAGAGGTGGGAGGTGGGAGCCCGTGGCGGCAAGGCCGTGGGACTGAGGAGAGCCGAGACTCCTCCGTTTCAGGTCCGGTCTCTCTCTCAgagaagggcggcgccggtgtTTCGCCGTGTGACAGgagtccgcaggcgaggacggaggGCGACCGGAGTCTTcacgacgaggcagcagctTTCCAGGGCCCGCCGGAGCAAGTTGCAGCCTCGCTCAAGTGCTCTGCGGTGTtccctccgccctcctcgtcgcctccgccatcctcgtcgcctccgccctcttcgtcgcctccgccctcttcgtcgcctccgccctcctcgtcgcctccgccatccccgtcgcctccgccatccccgtcgcctccgccatcctcgtcgcctccgccgtcctcgtcgcctccgcctttgTTTGGtgcgggcgaagaggacgacgacaaTGAAGATCCGTCACTGCTGCTCCAGCGGTCGCTGTGTGCGTCGGCTTCATCActggcctcctccgccgctgcatcgCCCTCAAacggcgccctctcgcgcgccgcgtcgcgccggctGAAGCGGGCAGTGgacgaagcgaaggagatctgcggcggagaccggcgaGCGGAGCGCATGGGGCGAGCAGGGGTAGCGTTTGAGCTGGCGGCGGAGTCTtcgggggaggaggaagaggactacgaggacgccagcgacgacagcgacggcgcctcgccgtttcCCTCGCTATCCGCCGCTCAacaagccgcgcgcgagcgaagaagtCCACTtcgagcctccgccgcgcctcgactCTCCGGGCACCCCCTggggcagagaggagacgttTTGCTCCTTGAGGACGCCGGTCAGTACACAggcgggggcgccgccgccggccgcagaaggcgaggcccGAGGCAGCCGTTCGATCCGACGGGCGCAGACGTTGGCGACGCTGACCCGCTTGCTCGAGCTCCCGAGCCAGGGACGTACTCAGGCGACTACGAACGCGACATGCGCCAGTCGTgggagaggcgaaagagaATGGAGCTCGAAGACCTCG GAcacgcgccgtcgcgtcctcTCACTCTCCCGGGTCgccccgccgacgccgctcAGGCCGACACAGAGCGTCCAGCGCCTTTCTGGCGCCGCCGAAAAG aggcggacgcgcttGCACTCTCTGCACAAGCAGGCTTTATTGGCCTCGATCCGAAGGCTCTCCAGAGGCCCGTACGCGGCctggagaagcggcggctaCTCAGACGCCTCACTCGCATGCGCCTGAAGCAAATGCACTTGGAGCCTGAAAGTGTCTCCAAGAGACTTGTCGCCACGGTCGGAAAAGAAGCAAAGGGCTTTGGCGCCTCGGGCCTTCTCGTtgaagcggaggagaagaagggcagAAAGAACTACACATGGAAGGAGGCGATGCAGAAGTGGAAGACGTGGGCGCGGAAACACAAAGCCGACGCAGC GGTCTACGGGCGACCGAACAAACGACAGCTGCTTGAAGAGCAAAT GCAAAAAGTGGAGAGGAAGCTATTCAGGCAGAGAGTCGGACTtaagaagaaagaagagaatgAGGCACCGGGAGCGGAGCTGGTTCGTCAATTCAAACAACGGAAAAGGCAAGCTCGTGAACTGGCGCGAGGTCTTCAGGGCGGTGCAGGCTCtggggcgaagaggacgccgaagcCAAGCCCTAG GGTACCGTATTCCGAGTCAGCTCGCATCCGGAGAGTGAAGAACTAG